The nucleotide sequence GTACCATCCTCATCGAGGTTGTAGACTGGAGCAAATGGTTCGGCGATATCTGTGCCCAACGTTCTTCCTCCGGAAAGGTGAAAATTAGCATTATCAATCGGCGCGTCAAGGTAATCAACTACAGAAATTCTAATATTGGCCAATTGATTTTGGACAATATTTTTCAAATTTACTGAACCAGATCCAGTTACTACTGAAGCATGAATGTCGATAGGATTGTAAAGACTATCGGGATATGGCGGCATCGTTACGACCGTTTCATAACCAGCCTTGGTTACTGTTATTTGATATTTCTGGATCGAGTCTGTCACTGAACTTCCTATGAATGTAGCATTTCCTGAGCCATCAGTATCAAGGCTAGTATTGATGCCTGTCTCAGGATTATATATATGCACATTAGAATCAGCAATTCCTCCGCCACCTGGCTGATCACTAAAAATATTCACTGAAAGAATGCCGTCTCCAATATGGGGAATCTCCAGCCCAGGCGGAACAAAACGCGATATGAGCTTAACCTCTTCTGTGTTCCCCGTATTGATCCAGGAAACAGTAATTGAAACTTTTTTATAATCCTCAAACCATACCGTATCGGAAGCTGCAACTCCATCATAAGGATCATCGACATACACTACCTCGGTGTGCACATGATAATGGCGAGTATTTTCAGAAATGTCTTGATCTTGCGGAATATTTCCACTTATCGTCCCTCCGACTGTGCCAATATTGTCATAAGCGAGATTATGTACAATTTCGAGCTTCTCATTAGCAATTGCTAATGCTCCAAGTCGATTTTTGGCATCTTGAATATAACGAAGACCTACCGCAAAAACCGAATAGAACGTAACCGTAATCAAAGAAAAGATAAAAAGCAAAGTTAGCGCTTCGATGAGCATAAAGGCACTATGCATTCCTGCTTTCTTTGGATGACCTATTTCATTCTTCAGTTTTTCTTTTTGAACAAAATTCATTTTGCCTTCAATTTCTAATTTCTAAACAATTTCTAATTTATTAATGACTGAATTTTTAAATTAAGTCATTTTTAAAATTGTTTGAAAATTGTAAATTGTAAATTGAAAATTTATTTTATATTATCCATAAGACTATACATCGGCTGAAGCATCGAAATCGCAAAAAATCCCACTGCACCTCCAATAAAAATCATTAACACTGGCTCTATAATCGAGGACATATTTTTTGATATTTGATCAATTTCATCTTCATAAAATTCCGCTAATTTTAAAAGGACAGTTTCTGTTTTTCCCGTTTCCTCCCCGACTTGAGCCATCTGCGCCATCAGCACCGGAAAGACTTTGGTATTTTTCTGGATAACCTTACTGAGACTAATTCCCTTTTGAACATCTTCAATCCCCGCCCTGGTGGCTTCTTTGTAATAATAATTGGTCAGGGTATTGGAAATTATAGTCAGTGCCTCCACTACAGGCACTCCGCTGCGTAAAAGCGAGCTGTATATTCTAGCAAACCTGGCGCAATTGATTTTTATCACCATATTACTGACGACTGGGATATTTATCATAGCAAAGCCCAGTATTTTTTTACCAAATTCTGTCGTCAAAAGAAATCTCGCCACAATGATTAAAAAAACAAAGGATACGGCCACCATAACTGAGTGTGCTCTTAAAAAATTGCTCATACCGATGATAAATTGCGTCGAGGCTGGCAATTGTACATCCATATCCGCAAAAACACCCATCATTTTTGGTAAAATATATGTTAGCATCAGAACGGCAATGCCAATCATTGCCACAACAATCACTGCTGGATAAGTCATTGCGCCCTTGATCTTGCTCATCAGATTATGTTCTTTTTCCAATTGAACAGATAATATTTCCAAGATTTCCTCCAAATTTCCGCTCGACTCGCCCACTCGGATCATATTAACAAATAGATCTCCAAAAATTGCCGGGTAGCGCGCCAACCCATCAGCAAAAGTCATCCCAGATTGTATATCGTCAAAAACACTATTCAATATTTTTCGAAATCCTTTGTTCCTCGTTTGCAAGGATATATTTTGGACGGCTCTGGAAATCGGTAATCCTGAAGCAACCATCACGCTTAGATTACGAGTAAACATCAACTTATCCTTAAGAGAGATACTAAAAAAACGATCCAATAATTTCACTTGAGCATCACTCTTCTCCTTTGTTTTTAACTCCTTAAAAGAAGTCAAAATAAAACCATCCGAACGGAGCTGTGCCGCTAGATCTCTTTCATTTTTCACCTCTAGTTCTCCCGCTTTCGTCTCGCCAGAATAACTTTTTGCGCTATAGAACACCTTCATAGTCTTATTCTTTAGTGACCCGTAAAACCTCTTCCACGGTTGTGATGCCTTGAATGCATTTAGCAAAACCATCCTCAATCATCGTCAGCATCCCATTTTCCCGCCCCTTAATCTCTATGTCATGTGCGGAAGCCTTCTGTGAAATCATTTTTTTTATTTCCTCATCCACCTCCAAGACTTCATAGATGCCGTTTCGTCCGTGATAACCATCCATACACTGTTCACAACCCCTGGCTTTGTATAATTTAACATCCCGCCATTTATCCTTATCTTTAAGCCCGCCTCCGATTATTCCACTTTTTTTGATCGTTTCCAAAATATCATCCATTTCATAAGTCTGCTCCAGCGCTTTCATCTCTTTTTCACTTAATTTATATTCTACACGACAATCGGAACAAACCTTCCGTACCAAACGCTGAGCGATAATCACATTTGCTGTTGAGGCGACCAAAAACGGCTCTGCTCCCATATCCAAAAGACGGGGCAATGTTCCCGCTGCACTATTGGTATGCAAAGTCGAAAGCACGAGATGCCCGGTCATCGCTGCTTGAATCGCCATCTCCATCGTTTCATTGTCGCGAATCTCACCTACCATAATAATATCTGGGTCTTGACGCAAAAGCGCCCGCAATCCTGCTGCAAAAGTCAGTCCCACCTTGGGACGGATCTGCGTCTGGTTAACTTTCGGCATACGATACTCCACAGGATCCTCCACTGTGCTAATATTCACATCGGTCGTGTTAAGAATATCCATAATCGTATAGAGCGTAGTAGTCTTTCCGCTACCAGTCGGACCAGTTACTAAAATCATCCCGTTAGGTTTTCTTATTTCCCTATGAATAACTTCCAGCGCTTTTCCGGCCAACCCCATCATTTCCAAAGTCAGACCCTTGGAAGATTCGTCCAGGAGACGCATTACAATTTTTTCTCCATCAAAGATTGGCAAAACACTTACCCGAAAAGACATCTTTGTTCCATCCTTCTCAATCTTAAAACGGCCATCTTGCGGAATGCGATGCTCATCCAGCTTCAGATTAGATAATACCTTTATTCTTGCAATAATCCCATCACGCACTTGTTTGGGGAGGGTCATTGCTTCATGCAACATTCCATCGATCCGATAACGTACCCGCACTTCTTTTTCATCTGGCTCGATATGGATATCAGAAGCTCCCTGAAGAATCGCATGCTTGATTAAGGTATCTACGATTCTAATAATCGGCAAGCCCTGGGCAATTTCCTCCAAATCATCAGCCGTTTTTGCGCTTTCAGCCTCCGTTGCATTCTTATCAATAATATCTCCAAATTCCGCCTTAAGACTCTTGCCATATTGCTTAAGAATTGCCTCAATACTCTCTGAAGAAGTGATGCAAGTAATGATTTTCAGCCCGGTTTTTTTACGGATAAAATCGATCGTCTGGATATCCTCAGGATTAAGCATGGCAATCTTCAACTCCGCTCCATTTTTTTCAAAAGAAACGATCTTATACTTTTTAGCAATCGGTTCAGGAATAATCTGCAAAATTTCCGGAACGATCGTTTCTTTTTGTAAATCGACGAAAGGAATGCCTAAAATATAGGCATAGAGCTTACGTAGACGTTCTTCATCGATGAATTTTTTGGCCAAAAGAACATCACCAAGATGACCCTGTCCGTCTACTGCTTCCCTAAAGGCCAGATCCAATTTTTCATCTGGAATCATTTCGGAATCCTTGATAAAATCTCTCAGTTGTTCATTGCCTATACGCATTTGTTTTATTATTTTATTTTCAATGTCTCTTTTATCTTTTTCACAATATCTTCAAGTTTGTAGTTAGATTTCACCAAATAGGTAGTAGCGCCTTTATCAAAGGCTTTCTGGATATTCTCCGCACTTTCCAGATTAGTCAGCAAGATAATGGGTATTTTTTTAGTTTCCTCGTCGGCCTTTAACATATCCAAGACTTCAAAGCCATCCTTTTTTGGCAGGATAATATCCAGCAAGATTAGGTCTAGATTTTTCGTTTTGGCCAATTTCACCGCCTCCTCGCCATCAAACACGTTCATAACTTCGAAACCTTCTTCAGTCAAGAATTCCAGCAAAGCCTTATTCAGAGTCGGCTCATCTTCCGCAACTAATATTTTCGTCATATTTTTTTATTCCTCCAGACCTCTCCTCTATAGAAAACAATCCGGACGAGAAAATTAATTAACTTTAAAAATTGTTAAACTTATTCACTTTGGATACTTTTTTCTTGCTTGACTTTTCTGCTTACCGGGATAGAAAAGCTAAAAATAGAACCAAGACCTTCTACTGAATCAAACCAAATTTCTCCCCCCAACTGACCAATTATGTTTTTAGAGATGTACAGACCCAACCCGGTCCCCTCTGTCTGATATTTGACAATGTTATCACTACGAAAAAATTTATCAAACACACGTCCGTGCTGCTCAAGCGGTATCCCGACGCCATTATCTTTAATGCTGAAAATGACAAATTCTCCTTTCTTGAGAAGTTTTATCTCAATTTTTCCATGGTTAGTAGTATATTTAATTGCATTACCCAGAAGATTCTCCACTACCATTTGTAGTTTTTCCGGATCACCAAAAACCAATGGAACTTTTTTGGTATCACTAAAAATTACTTCGATAGATTTTTCCTTGGTTAATGGAGAGACGCCAGTAATCGCTCCTTTCGTAATTAATACAAGATTGGTAGGCATTCTTTTAATGATGAGCCTCCCTTGATCGATTCTTGCTACATCTAAAAGATCATTGATTAATCTGGTCATCTTATTGCTGAGTGTATTGATATTTTCAATGCTTTCACGCTGCTTTCCGTCGATTTTTTCCTTGCGAAACTTGCACAATAACAACTCTGTTTCCCAGCGGATAGCAGAAAGTGGGGTGCGTAACTGATGCGAAGCAACAGAAACAAATTCGCTTTTCATTTTATTTAGCTTTATCATTTGTTCCACCATAGTAATCACAACATTGCCCACAACCAAAACAACGATCACCACGAAACTTTCTGCCACAACTAAGAGCTCGGGACTATCATAATTCTTTGAAACATAGAAAGTCGCTGTCATTATTACTACAGCAA is from Parcubacteria group bacterium and encodes:
- a CDS encoding response regulator, whose product is MTKILVAEDEPTLNKALLEFLTEEGFEVMNVFDGEEAVKLAKTKNLDLILLDIILPKKDGFEVLDMLKADEETKKIPIILLTNLESAENIQKAFDKGATTYLVKSNYKLEDIVKKIKETLKIK
- a CDS encoding ATPase, T2SS/T4P/T4SS family gives rise to the protein MRIGNEQLRDFIKDSEMIPDEKLDLAFREAVDGQGHLGDVLLAKKFIDEERLRKLYAYILGIPFVDLQKETIVPEILQIIPEPIAKKYKIVSFEKNGAELKIAMLNPEDIQTIDFIRKKTGLKIITCITSSESIEAILKQYGKSLKAEFGDIIDKNATEAESAKTADDLEEIAQGLPIIRIVDTLIKHAILQGASDIHIEPDEKEVRVRYRIDGMLHEAMTLPKQVRDGIIARIKVLSNLKLDEHRIPQDGRFKIEKDGTKMSFRVSVLPIFDGEKIVMRLLDESSKGLTLEMMGLAGKALEVIHREIRKPNGMILVTGPTGSGKTTTLYTIMDILNTTDVNISTVEDPVEYRMPKVNQTQIRPKVGLTFAAGLRALLRQDPDIIMVGEIRDNETMEMAIQAAMTGHLVLSTLHTNSAAGTLPRLLDMGAEPFLVASTANVIIAQRLVRKVCSDCRVEYKLSEKEMKALEQTYEMDDILETIKKSGIIGGGLKDKDKWRDVKLYKARGCEQCMDGYHGRNGIYEVLEVDEEIKKMISQKASAHDIEIKGRENGMLTMIEDGFAKCIQGITTVEEVLRVTKE
- a CDS encoding carboxypeptidase-like regulatory domain-containing protein, coding for MNFVQKEKLKNEIGHPKKAGMHSAFMLIEALTLLFIFSLITVTFYSVFAVGLRYIQDAKNRLGALAIANEKLEIVHNLAYDNIGTVGGTISGNIPQDQDISENTRHYHVHTEVVYVDDPYDGVAASDTVWFEDYKKVSITVSWINTGNTEEVKLISRFVPPGLEIPHIGDGILSVNIFSDQPGGGGIADSNVHIYNPETGINTSLDTDGSGNATFIGSSVTDSIQKYQITVTKAGYETVVTMPPYPDSLYNPIDIHASVVTGSGSVNLKNIVQNQLANIRISVVDYLDAPIDNANFHLSGGRTLGTDIAEPFAPVYNLDEDGTTDSSGQKFFNSVSPGEYNFSLAGSTFDDYEIVNIDPIAPFSLLSVDGTLDVKVKLASKASTALFVILLDASDAPIVGAKIKLTNSALSYDKELETTSEGKVFFPDSSDPFLPETYHMKITADGFSDNESDVVVTAGSLKKVEIVL
- a CDS encoding HAMP domain-containing sensor histidine kinase, which gives rise to MWIVNDLNLKKQARELGVKFWQTPGFLFIMMGVVAVVIMTATFYVSKNYDSPELLVVAESFVVIVVLVVGNVVITMVEQMIKLNKMKSEFVSVASHQLRTPLSAIRWETELLLCKFRKEKIDGKQRESIENINTLSNKMTRLINDLLDVARIDQGRLIIKRMPTNLVLITKGAITGVSPLTKEKSIEVIFSDTKKVPLVFGDPEKLQMVVENLLGNAIKYTTNHGKIEIKLLKKGEFVIFSIKDNGVGIPLEQHGRVFDKFFRSDNIVKYQTEGTGLGLYISKNIIGQLGGEIWFDSVEGLGSIFSFSIPVSRKVKQEKSIQSE
- a CDS encoding type II secretion system F family protein; the protein is MKVFYSAKSYSGETKAGELEVKNERDLAAQLRSDGFILTSFKELKTKEKSDAQVKLLDRFFSISLKDKLMFTRNLSVMVASGLPISRAVQNISLQTRNKGFRKILNSVFDDIQSGMTFADGLARYPAIFGDLFVNMIRVGESSGNLEEILEILSVQLEKEHNLMSKIKGAMTYPAVIVVAMIGIAVLMLTYILPKMMGVFADMDVQLPASTQFIIGMSNFLRAHSVMVAVSFVFLIIVARFLLTTEFGKKILGFAMINIPVVSNMVIKINCARFARIYSSLLRSGVPVVEALTIISNTLTNYYYKEATRAGIEDVQKGISLSKVIQKNTKVFPVLMAQMAQVGEETGKTETVLLKLAEFYEDEIDQISKNMSSIIEPVLMIFIGGAVGFFAISMLQPMYSLMDNIK